Proteins encoded in a region of the Zea mays cultivar B73 chromosome 4, Zm-B73-REFERENCE-NAM-5.0, whole genome shotgun sequence genome:
- the LOC103504718 gene encoding protein TONSOKU isoform X7 → MARGGGGRSKKEDEEELRGAKRGYKEASAEGNREEEARWANVIGDIYKRRCEYVEALRWLRADYEVSVKHLPQRHLLPSCQSLGEVYLRLGRFSEALTYQKKHLQLAKESDDLVEQQRATTQLGRTYHEILLRSENDHSAIRNAKKYFKSSMKLARILKERSPSQKSDFLKELIDAYNNMGMLELELDNFEEAEKLLIQGLKICDDEEVDSYDDARTRLHHNLGNVYTELQNWKKARGHIEKDIEICRKIRHLQGEAKGFINLGELHYRVQKYDNAKLCYNKALEVARSLEDEDALIEQIHQNIETVTKAVEVFEQLKEDELKLKKLIRDTSNARGTSKERKLLLDQHAWLDSLIEKARMICAWQKHKEFSKGKKRVANELRDKEKLSDSLLSIGESYQKLRNFSKARKWYMKSWNIYRSIGNLEGQALAKVNIGNVLDSCGDWAGALQAYEEGYRIAVEADLPNVQLSALENMHYSHMVRFDNIEEAKKMQEKIDNLKQTLNQCEARDTVSDYCSETDTEGGCTSDNTLDAQNDHGQAANNYEEPDDDVTLASLVQRSGSSSKIKVPKIRNSSKKFDELCDVTEDIHNSSKKVDELGDMAEGTRAVLSRSRSDHSVGRKRVRVILSDDESDENHENVQFKKTSTSPADSMSVSADHGASSSRNQDTLQVNQTRDAPYPAEESICSFKSSSPIDHAFEGIGLGASSAGKGPTSKSAASFSKLSTPGSNSLNESQNAVGSQSKDADNHFWAFRIGGHLVYLDGRACVHEGAFSIDSLKVEVACVYYLQISDEKRAKGLLPIIGELKFRGKVLEDAVSIYYDDQLASEQKCVDVVIDDWVPKQLMKLYVDFCMKSLEAPNKKLLTKLYNLEVSEDEIIVSDCGLQDMSIVPFLDALRSHKTIAVLDLSHNLLGNQTVERLQHIFASSSHTYGGLTLDLHCNRLGPTALFQICECAVLTDRLEVLNLSGNRLTDACSSYLFTILKKCKALYSLNVEQCSITSRTVQKMTDALHEESVLSHLSLGKNNPISSNTMLNLLSKLASLTRFSELSLTGIKLNKLMVDKLCLLAQSSCLSGLLLGGTSIGPVETTRLTEALSCTSQDFLRLELSNCGLTTPDFTQICTNLSRINILELNLGGNPINLEGCDAVQRMLVNPQCSIRSLSLDKCNLGLAGIVRVIQSLPAN, encoded by the exons atggcgcgcggcggcggggggcggtcgaagaaggaggatgaggaggagctgcGGGGGGCGAAGCGCGGTTACAAGGAGGCGTCGGCGGAGGGTAATCGGGAGGAGGAGGCGCGCTGGGCTAACGTCATCGGCGACATCTACAAGCGCCGCTgcgagtacgtcgaggccctccgGTGGCTTCGGGCGGACTACGAGGTCTCCGTAAAGCACCTCCCGCAGCGGCACCTCCTCCCCTCCTGTCAGTCGCTCGGCGAGGTCTACCTCCGCCTCGGCCGCTTCTCGGAGGCGCTCACCTACCAG AAGAAGCATCTACAGCTCGCAAAGGAGTCTGATGACCTTGTTGAGCAGCAGCGAGCTACCACACAGCTTGGGAGAACATACCATGAAATCCTTCTAAGATCTGAAAATGACCATAGTGCCATAAGGAATGCAAAAAAGTActttaaatcttcgatgaagctgGCAAGGATTCTAAAGGAGAGATCCCCTTCCCAAAAGTCGGACTTTCTAAAAGAACTTATTGATGCGTACAATAATATGGGCATGCTTGAGCTGGAACTTGATAATTTTGAAGAAGCTGAGAAACTACTTATCCAGGGCCTGAAGATATGCGACGACGAAGAGGTAGATTCGTATGATGATGCTCGCACTAGGCTCCATCATAATCTCGGAAATGTTTATACTGAACTACAGAATTGGAAAAAAGCCAGGGGGCACATTGAGAAGGACATAGAGATATGTAGAAAAAtacgccatcttcaaggtgaggcAAAAGGATTCATAAATCTGGGGGAGTTACATTATCGAGTTCAGAAGTATGACAATGCAAAACTTTGTTACAATAAAGCTCTTGAAGTAGCAAGATCCTTGGAAGATGAGGATGCTCTAATTGAACAAATTCACCAGAATATTGAAACTGTTACGAAAGCAGTTGAAGTATTTGAGCAGTTGAAGGAGGATGAACTGAAGCTAAAAAAACTTATCCGGGACACTTCTAATGCTCGTGGAACATCTAAAGAGAGAAAACTCCTACTTGATCAGCATGCATGGCTGGATAGTCTTATTGAGAAGGCCAGGATGATATGTGCATGGCAAAAA CACAAGGAATTCTCAAAAGGGAAAAAAAGGGTAGCAAATGAACTTCGCGATAAGGAAAAGTTGAGTGATTCTCTTCTGTCGATAGGAGAATCATACCAAAAGCTTAGAAACTTCAGTAAAGCTCGTAAGTGGTACATGAAAAGTTGGAACATATATCGGTCGATAGGGAACTTAGAG GGACAAGCATTAGCGAAAGTGAACATTGGCAATGTTCTTGATTCTTGTGGCGactgggctggtgcattgcaagCTTACGAAGAAGGCTACCG GATTGCTGTGGAAGCAGACCTACCTAATGTGCAACTTTCTGCCCTCGAGAACATGCATTACAGTCATATGGTCAGATTTGATAATATCGAAGAAGCCAA GAAAATGCAGGAAAAAATAGACAATCTGAAGCAAACACTGAATCAATGTGAAGCAAGGGATACTGTTAGTGACTACTGCTCAGAAACTGACACTGAAGGTGGTTGCACATCTGATAACACGCTTGATGCTCAGAATGACCATGGACAGGCTGCAAATAACTACGAGGAACCTGATGATGATGTTACGCTTGCTTCACTCGTTCAGAGGAGTGGGAGCTCATCCAAGATTAAGGTACCCAAGATACGGAATTCTTCTAAGAAGTTTGATGAACTATGTGATGTGACTGAAGACATACATAATTCTTCTAAGAAGGTTGATGAACTAGGTGATATGGCTGAAGGCACTAGGGCAGTTTTAAGTAGATCACGTTCTGATCACTCTGTTGGCAGAAAACGTGTCCGTGTGATCTTATCAGATGATGAATCCGACGAGAATCATGAAAACGTTCAGTTTAAAAAGACATCAACTAGTCCTGCAGATAGTATGTCAGTCTCAG CAGACCATGGAGCAAGCAGCAGCAGAAACCAG GATACTTTACAAGTTAATCAAACAAGGGATGCACCCTATCCAGCTGAGGAGAGCATTTGTTCATTCAAATCAAGTAGTCCTATTGATCATGCTTTTGAAGGCATAGGATTAGGTGCTTCCAGTGCAGGAAAGGGACCAACCTCCAAATCAGCAGCAAGTTTTTCCAAGCTCAGTACACCTGGCTCAAACAGTCTGAATGAAAGCCAAAATGCTGTTGGTTCTCAATCCAAAGATGCTGATAAT CACTTCTGGGCCTTCAGAATCGGCGGCCATCTGGTTTACTTGGATGGACGTGCTTGTGTACATGAAGGTGCTTTTAGCATTGACTCTCTCAAAGTTGAAGTAGCATGTGTATATTATCTTCAGATTTCTGATGAAAAAAGGGCCAAAG GTCTATTGCCTATCATTGGGGAGCTAAAGTTTCGTGGGAAGGTATTGGAAGATGCGGTATCCATATATTATGATGATCAGCTCGCTTCTGAACAGAAGTGTGTTGATGTTGTTATTGATG ATTGGGTGCCAAAGCAGCTGATGAAGTTGTATGTTGATTTCTGCATGAAGTCATTAGAAGCACCCAATAAGAAGCTGCTGACGAAACTATATAATCTTGAG GTCTCCGAAGATGAAATCATTGTTTCTGATTGCGGACTGCAGGATATGTCAATTGTCCCCTTTCTTGATGCCCTAAGATCTCACAAAACAATAGCAGTTTTGGATCTTTCTCATAATTTACTAG GAAATCAAACAGTTGAAAGACTTCAGCATATATTTGCTTCATCAAGTCACACATATGGTGGCTTGACTCTGGATTTACATTGTAATCGATTGGGTCCAACTGCTTTATTTCAG ATATGTGAGTGCGCTGTTTTGACTGATCGATTGGAAGTACTTAATCTATCTGGGAATCGCCTCACTGATGCATGCAGTTCTTACCTATTCACAATCCTGAAAAAGTGCAAAG CACTTTATAGCTTGAATGTCGAGCAGTGTTCTATCACGTCAAGAACTGTTCAGAAGATGACAGATGCACTCCATGAAGAGTCTGTCCTTTCACATCTCTCATTAG GAAAGAACAACCCAATTTCTAGCAATACAATGCTTAACCTTCTATCCAAACTTGCATCTCTCACAAG GTTTTCAGAACTAAGCCTGACTGGTATAAAACTGAATAAGTTAATGGTTGATAAGTTGTGCCTCCTTGCACAATCCTCGTGCCTATCAGGACTTCTGCTAGGTGGAACTTCCATTGGACCG GTGGAGACAACTAGGCTTACTGAGGCATTGTCTTGTACATCTCAAGATTTCCTAAGGTTGGAGTTGTCTAATTGTGGGCTCACAACACCTGATTTCACACAAATCTGTACAAATCTCTCCCGGATCAATATTCTTGAGTTAAAccttggaggaaatccaattaacCTGGAG GGATGTGATGCTGTACAGCGAATGCTTGTAAATCCCCAATGCAGTATTAGATCTCTCAGCCTTGACAAATGCAATCTTGGACTTGCTGGAATTGTCCGTGTCATTCAATCATTACCAG CCAATTAG
- the LOC103504718 gene encoding protein TONSOKU isoform X8 has protein sequence MARGGGGRSKKEDEEELRGAKRGYKEASAEGNREEEARWANVIGDIYKRRCEYVEALRWLRADYEVSVKHLPQRHLLPSCQSLGEVYLRLGRFSEALTYQKKHLQLAKESDDLVEQQRATTQLGRTYHEILLRSENDHSAIRNAKKYFKSSMKLARILKERSPSQKSDFLKELIDAYNNMGMLELELDNFEEAEKLLIQGLKICDDEEVDSYDDARTRLHHNLGNVYTELQNWKKARGHIEKDIEICRKIRHLQGEAKGFINLGELHYRVQKYDNAKLCYNKALEVARSLEDEDALIEQIHQNIETVTKAVEVFEQLKEDELKLKKLIRDTSNARGTSKERKLLLDQHAWLDSLIEKARMICAWQKGQALAKVNIGNVLDSCGDWAGALQAYEEGYRIAVEADLPNVQLSALENMHYSHMVRFDNIEEAKKMQEKIDNLKQTLNQCEARDTVSDYCSETDTEGGCTSDNTLDAQNDHGQAANNYEEPDDDVTLASLVQRSGSSSKIKVPKIRNSSKKFDELCDVTEDIHNSSKKVDELGDMAEGTRAVLSRSRSDHSVGRKRVRVILSDDESDENHENVQFKKTSTSPADSMSVSDHGASSSRNQDTLQVNQTRDAPYPAEESICSFKSSSPIDHAFEGIGLGASSAGKGPTSKSAASFSKLSTPGSNSLNESQNAVGSQSKDADNHFWAFRIGGHLVYLDGRACVHEGAFSIDSLKVEVACVYYLQISDEKRAKGLLPIIGELKFRGKVLEDAVSIYYDDQLASEQKCVDVVIDDWVPKQLMKLYVDFCMKSLEAPNKKLLTKLYNLEVSEDEIIVSDCGLQDMSIVPFLDALRSHKTIAVLDLSHNLLGNQTVERLQHIFASSSHTYGGLTLDLHCNRLGPTALFQICECAVLTDRLEVLNLSGNRLTDACSSYLFTILKKCKALYSLNVEQCSITSRTVQKMTDALHEESVLSHLSLGKNNPISSNTMLNLLSKLASLTRFSELSLTGIKLNKLMVDKLCLLAQSSCLSGLLLGGTSIGPVETTRLTEALSCTSQDFLRLELSNCGLTTPDFTQICTNLSRINILELNLGGNPINLEGCDAVQRMLVNPQCSIRSLSLDKCNLGLAGIVRVIQSLPAN, from the exons atggcgcgcggcggcggggggcggtcgaagaaggaggatgaggaggagctgcGGGGGGCGAAGCGCGGTTACAAGGAGGCGTCGGCGGAGGGTAATCGGGAGGAGGAGGCGCGCTGGGCTAACGTCATCGGCGACATCTACAAGCGCCGCTgcgagtacgtcgaggccctccgGTGGCTTCGGGCGGACTACGAGGTCTCCGTAAAGCACCTCCCGCAGCGGCACCTCCTCCCCTCCTGTCAGTCGCTCGGCGAGGTCTACCTCCGCCTCGGCCGCTTCTCGGAGGCGCTCACCTACCAG AAGAAGCATCTACAGCTCGCAAAGGAGTCTGATGACCTTGTTGAGCAGCAGCGAGCTACCACACAGCTTGGGAGAACATACCATGAAATCCTTCTAAGATCTGAAAATGACCATAGTGCCATAAGGAATGCAAAAAAGTActttaaatcttcgatgaagctgGCAAGGATTCTAAAGGAGAGATCCCCTTCCCAAAAGTCGGACTTTCTAAAAGAACTTATTGATGCGTACAATAATATGGGCATGCTTGAGCTGGAACTTGATAATTTTGAAGAAGCTGAGAAACTACTTATCCAGGGCCTGAAGATATGCGACGACGAAGAGGTAGATTCGTATGATGATGCTCGCACTAGGCTCCATCATAATCTCGGAAATGTTTATACTGAACTACAGAATTGGAAAAAAGCCAGGGGGCACATTGAGAAGGACATAGAGATATGTAGAAAAAtacgccatcttcaaggtgaggcAAAAGGATTCATAAATCTGGGGGAGTTACATTATCGAGTTCAGAAGTATGACAATGCAAAACTTTGTTACAATAAAGCTCTTGAAGTAGCAAGATCCTTGGAAGATGAGGATGCTCTAATTGAACAAATTCACCAGAATATTGAAACTGTTACGAAAGCAGTTGAAGTATTTGAGCAGTTGAAGGAGGATGAACTGAAGCTAAAAAAACTTATCCGGGACACTTCTAATGCTCGTGGAACATCTAAAGAGAGAAAACTCCTACTTGATCAGCATGCATGGCTGGATAGTCTTATTGAGAAGGCCAGGATGATATGTGCATGGCAAAAA GGACAAGCATTAGCGAAAGTGAACATTGGCAATGTTCTTGATTCTTGTGGCGactgggctggtgcattgcaagCTTACGAAGAAGGCTACCG GATTGCTGTGGAAGCAGACCTACCTAATGTGCAACTTTCTGCCCTCGAGAACATGCATTACAGTCATATGGTCAGATTTGATAATATCGAAGAAGCCAA GAAAATGCAGGAAAAAATAGACAATCTGAAGCAAACACTGAATCAATGTGAAGCAAGGGATACTGTTAGTGACTACTGCTCAGAAACTGACACTGAAGGTGGTTGCACATCTGATAACACGCTTGATGCTCAGAATGACCATGGACAGGCTGCAAATAACTACGAGGAACCTGATGATGATGTTACGCTTGCTTCACTCGTTCAGAGGAGTGGGAGCTCATCCAAGATTAAGGTACCCAAGATACGGAATTCTTCTAAGAAGTTTGATGAACTATGTGATGTGACTGAAGACATACATAATTCTTCTAAGAAGGTTGATGAACTAGGTGATATGGCTGAAGGCACTAGGGCAGTTTTAAGTAGATCACGTTCTGATCACTCTGTTGGCAGAAAACGTGTCCGTGTGATCTTATCAGATGATGAATCCGACGAGAATCATGAAAACGTTCAGTTTAAAAAGACATCAACTAGTCCTGCAGATAGTATGTCAGTCTCAG ACCATGGAGCAAGCAGCAGCAGAAACCAG GATACTTTACAAGTTAATCAAACAAGGGATGCACCCTATCCAGCTGAGGAGAGCATTTGTTCATTCAAATCAAGTAGTCCTATTGATCATGCTTTTGAAGGCATAGGATTAGGTGCTTCCAGTGCAGGAAAGGGACCAACCTCCAAATCAGCAGCAAGTTTTTCCAAGCTCAGTACACCTGGCTCAAACAGTCTGAATGAAAGCCAAAATGCTGTTGGTTCTCAATCCAAAGATGCTGATAAT CACTTCTGGGCCTTCAGAATCGGCGGCCATCTGGTTTACTTGGATGGACGTGCTTGTGTACATGAAGGTGCTTTTAGCATTGACTCTCTCAAAGTTGAAGTAGCATGTGTATATTATCTTCAGATTTCTGATGAAAAAAGGGCCAAAG GTCTATTGCCTATCATTGGGGAGCTAAAGTTTCGTGGGAAGGTATTGGAAGATGCGGTATCCATATATTATGATGATCAGCTCGCTTCTGAACAGAAGTGTGTTGATGTTGTTATTGATG ATTGGGTGCCAAAGCAGCTGATGAAGTTGTATGTTGATTTCTGCATGAAGTCATTAGAAGCACCCAATAAGAAGCTGCTGACGAAACTATATAATCTTGAG GTCTCCGAAGATGAAATCATTGTTTCTGATTGCGGACTGCAGGATATGTCAATTGTCCCCTTTCTTGATGCCCTAAGATCTCACAAAACAATAGCAGTTTTGGATCTTTCTCATAATTTACTAG GAAATCAAACAGTTGAAAGACTTCAGCATATATTTGCTTCATCAAGTCACACATATGGTGGCTTGACTCTGGATTTACATTGTAATCGATTGGGTCCAACTGCTTTATTTCAG ATATGTGAGTGCGCTGTTTTGACTGATCGATTGGAAGTACTTAATCTATCTGGGAATCGCCTCACTGATGCATGCAGTTCTTACCTATTCACAATCCTGAAAAAGTGCAAAG CACTTTATAGCTTGAATGTCGAGCAGTGTTCTATCACGTCAAGAACTGTTCAGAAGATGACAGATGCACTCCATGAAGAGTCTGTCCTTTCACATCTCTCATTAG GAAAGAACAACCCAATTTCTAGCAATACAATGCTTAACCTTCTATCCAAACTTGCATCTCTCACAAG GTTTTCAGAACTAAGCCTGACTGGTATAAAACTGAATAAGTTAATGGTTGATAAGTTGTGCCTCCTTGCACAATCCTCGTGCCTATCAGGACTTCTGCTAGGTGGAACTTCCATTGGACCG GTGGAGACAACTAGGCTTACTGAGGCATTGTCTTGTACATCTCAAGATTTCCTAAGGTTGGAGTTGTCTAATTGTGGGCTCACAACACCTGATTTCACACAAATCTGTACAAATCTCTCCCGGATCAATATTCTTGAGTTAAAccttggaggaaatccaattaacCTGGAG GGATGTGATGCTGTACAGCGAATGCTTGTAAATCCCCAATGCAGTATTAGATCTCTCAGCCTTGACAAATGCAATCTTGGACTTGCTGGAATTGTCCGTGTCATTCAATCATTACCAG CCAATTAG